ATTTATAATTTGTCACTAATTTGTAAAGTGCTGATAGGCATCGTTATGGCTATTTTATGAGATAGATTTAGTTATTTTTTTCTTGTAGAATTAGTTTAATTTTTAACGTAGATATAGTTATTGCTTGTGTATAATATAAAATTAATGATAAAAATGATTTGATTTTTAAATAGAATTTTTTTTACATTTGCAGTCGTCGACGCCTCCTAGAATAACCACAGAAGTTTAGCAAAAATACATCAGAGTCAATGTGATTTTAGTTGAACTACCCTCTAATCCGTTAAAAACTATAACATCCATTTTGAATTTCTTAATGATCAGAACTTCTGATATATAGAATTTATTTATCACAAAATTTTAACCATTCACTTATTATTTAACCCGTAATTCTCATCATTATCGTTAACAACTATACAGTCTCATGAAAAAAGTTTACTCCCTTATGGTGATGTGCATAATAGTCTTATGCCTGTCCTATAACGAATCACACGCAAAAGTTTCTCTGACTCTTCCTGAAACTTCTTCTACCGGAACCACCACTGCTGATTGTGGATGCGACAACAATGCTTTAACCAACGGAAGTTTTGAAAATGGTAATACCGGCTGGACAACAAGTGGAAGTTTTGATACTAAAAACACAGCTTATAATGTCTGTGGAAATTATGCAACTGTTCTGAATGGCGCTGGAAGTATTTACCAGCAGGTTGCTGTTGCTCCAGGTGCCGTGGTTCGCTTCTCTGCATACGGTGGCTACCATGTAAAAAACGGCCAGACCTTTAAACTTTCATTTTATACTTCGGGTGGTGCGTTAATTAATTCTAACGCAACATCTGTTGCCGTTGACTGGGATGTTGATAAAGCTCCTAGTAATGGTCCCATATTAAAACAGTATGTATTGAATGCAACAGCGCCGGCAGGGGCTGCATTTGCGCGTGCTGAGGCTTACGGATCAGGTGATTACTTTAAGATCGACGGTGCTTGTGTGCAGGTAACGCGTCCTCCGGCTGATTGTGGATGCGACGACAATGTTCTGACCAACGGAAGTTTTGAAAATGGTAACACAGGTTGGACCACAAACGGAAATTTTGAAACTAAAAACACAACTTATGATGTCTGTGGAAGTTATGCAACTGTTCTAAATGGCGCGGGCAGCATTTACCAGCAGTATGCTGTTGCTCCTGGTGCGGTTGTTCGTTTCTCTGCATATGGCGGATATCACGTAAAAGCTGGGCAGACATTTAAGCTTTCCTTTTATAATTCGGGCGGTACATTAATTAATGCGAACGCAACGTCAGTGGCTGTTGACTGGGATGTTGATACTGCTCCTAATACTGGTCCAATATTAAAACAATACGTTTTGACTGCAACTGCGCCCGCAGGAGCTGCATTTGCTCGTGCTGAGGCCACTGCAACAGGTGATTATTTCAAACTTGATGGTGCTTGTATGCAGGTAACACCGCCTCCTGCTGATTGTAATTGTGATGGAAATACTTTGGTGAACCCAAGTTTTGAAACCTATAACACAGTAAACGGAAAACAAATTCCAAGTGGATGGAGCTCTTCAAATGATGCAGGCCAGATTTTCACTGACGATGATGCATATGCTGTTTGTGGATCAAAAAATGGTCTTTTGGGTACTTCTGGCGGAAGTTTCTGGCAGGATGTAAATACTATTCCTGGAAGCACGGCGGTATTGAATATCTGGGGTGGATACCATGTAAAATCAAGTCATAAATTCCAGCTTATTTACCTGAACGCGTCAAAAGTTCAAATTGGGGCAGTTGCAGCAGAAGCTACACTTAACAAAGCAGTTGAAGATCTTCCTGCAACAGGACCAAACGGAATGACGAAATATACTTTAACAGCTGGTGCTGCACCGGCAGGAACGTCATATATTCGTGTACTTGGATCTGCAACAGGAGATTATTTCAAAGTGGACAATGCATGTCTTAAAATTACTCCTCCGGTTTGTGAAACCTGTACAGGAAATGCCTTGTTGAATCCAAGTTTTGAAGATGGAACAAATAACTGGACAAAAACCGGAACTGGTACTTTTACAACGTCAACGGATTACGTAGTATGTGGTGTTAAATCTGCGAAATTAACTGACAAGGTTGCGATTTCACAGTCAAAAACTATTGCACCGGGAAATACAATTACCTGGTCTATATATGCTGGCTATGATGGTTCAAACGCTGGTTACACACAAACTTTGAAAGTTAAATTCTTAAACGGATCGACTGAGTTAACATCATCGACAGTGACCGTGACAATTGACAAAGCGGTAACGGCCGGAACACTTGGTTTGAAGAAATATACATTAACCAAACAGGCTCCGGCTACAACAACTTCTGTTGTTCTTGAAATTTCTACCAGTGCCGGTACTGTTTATTCTGATCTGGGTTGCTTTACTATCAAAACAGACACGCCGCTACCTGTAACACTTACAGATTTCAGCGTGAAAAAAGAAGGTACGAGCGCTGCACTTTCATGGAAAACCACTGCTGAAACCAACTCGAAATCTTTTGAAGTACAACATAGCCTTAATGGCAAAGAATGGGCTGTTTTAGGTTCAGTTGCTGCACAAGGTGAAAGTTTAGTTACAAAATCTTACAGCTATACACATGCTAGCCCTGCTAACGGAAACAATTTGTATCGTCTGAAAATGATTGATAACGATGAAACGTTTGCTTATAGCAGAATTGTTAGTGAAAATTTTGTTACAGATGAGTCCGCATTACTTTACCCAAATCCAAGTTCAAATTTCATGAAGCTGAGAAATGGCAAGGAACAAATTGCCAGCATTCAGATTTATGACATCAGAGGTGTAAAGGTGAAAGACTTCATTCCGAAAGACGGTGTTGATGTTGATATCAGCAGTCTGCCAGCCGGAAATTATGTAGTAACCTTTAAACAAAGCAATGGCCTGGTAACTAAACAGAAAATTTCAGTAATCAGGTAGTACCAAGCGTTATTAGTTTCAAATTCCTTCACCTGTTTGTTCGGGTGAAGGAATTTTTTGTTTAAATAAAGCCCAATAATCGATGTAAAGGATAAGACCGAATTCTCAATTCACTTTCCAATGTTAAGTTTTTCATATGATTATGATAATGTTACCTTTTTGGCAATTATTCCATTTAATTTTGTGTTACTGACTTCACGTTCAGGTTATAATCAGCAGAAACATTGAAGGATTTTAAGTATAATATTGAATCATCAGAACAAGCCGTTAATCTGGAAATTCCGGAAACTGGAATTCTTTCCAGAAAAGATTTCGGCGTTGATTTCAAATGGGGAACAGCAACGGCAGCGTTTCAGGTTGAAGGTGCCGTTACAGAACATGGCAGAGGACCGTCGATCTGGGATACTTTCACAAGTCAAAAAGGGAAAATCAAAAATGGGCATCATGCTGAAATTGCCTGCGATTTTTATAACCGGTATGAGGCAGACCTTGAACTTGTTGCGGAGCTTGGTTTTAAGGAATTCCGTTTTTCACTTTCCTGGTCCAGGATTTTGCCGGATGGTACTGGCAAGATCAACCAAAGCGGTATCGATTTTTACAACCGTATTATTGATAAATGTATTTCCCTAAATATTGAACCCTGGATTACCTTGTATCACTGGGATCTGCCCCAGGCGCTGGAAGATCGTGGCGGTTGGAAAAACAGGGAAATTATAAAATGGTTTTCTGAATATGTTTCGATTTGTGCGGATGCTTTTGGCGGAAAAGTTCGAAACTGGATTGTCCTGAACGAGCCAATGGCAGTTGCTGGCTTGGGTTATACCACAGGCATGCACGCGCCGGGGAAAAAAGGATTATTTAATTTTCTTCCTGTTGTCCATCATCTGGCTATGTGCCAGGCCGAAGGCGGACGGATTGTTCGTGATATGGTTCAGGATGCCTATATCGGTACTGCACTTTCCTGCTCGCATGTGCAGCCTTTTTCGCAAAGCGCAAGAGATATCCGCGCCGCCAAAAGAGCGGATGCGATTATGAACCGTCTTTTTCTTGAACCGTGTCTGGGCATGGGATATCCGGTGGAGACTTTCCCATTTTTGAAAGGAATCTCAAAATTCATGCTGGAAGGTGATGCAGAAAAACTAGCCTTTGATTTTGATTTTATCGGACTTCAAAACTACTTCCGGGTTATCGTAAAACATTCCTATTTCGCACCTGTTTTGTGGCTTGAAGAAGTATCGGCCAGGAAACGCAATGTTCCGTTGACGGCCATGGGCTGGGAAGTTGCACCGGATGGCATGTATGAAATATTGAAACAGTTCAGCCAGTATCCCAACATCAGGGAAATTATCATTTCCGAAAACGGAGCGGCTTTTGAGGATATTTTGGAAAATGGAATTGTTCAGGATATTAAAAGAATTCAGTTTTTTGAAGAATATCTGGCTAATATTTTAAAAGCGAAAAATGAAGGTGTGAAAATCGGCGGTTACCTGGCCTGGTCGCTGCTGGATAATTTTGAATGGGCAGAAGGCTATGGGCCAAGGTTTGGACTGGTGTATGTCAATTATGAAAACCAGGAGCGAGTTATCAAGGATTCAGGAAAATGGTTTGCCAGATTTTTGAAGGAATAGACTGTGGATCAATAATATTTTAAGGCGCTTCCAACCTTTTTTATTCAAACGGAATCTTGTAATTATAACAAAATTCCAAACCTTTCTGCCATGAAAATATTAGTCTTTTTACTCGCCTTATTCACTTTTACTGCCTGCACTGACGACAAACTTCCAACCGATGTCGTAATACTGGAAAGCGATGCCCAATGGGTTAACATGCTTGCGACGGATGGTTGCTCCTGGCATTTTGAAGTTCCGTCGGGAGATTCTCTGCTTTATTATTTGCCATCCGAAACTTCTTTAAAAGTGGTCGAAAAAGAGCTTGGGAAAAAAGAAGATTATTATTCTTTTACCAAAGTGCATATTCGTTATAGTCTTACGGATAGGAAAAAAGGTGTTGCCTGTGGTTGGGGTGCGACCGGGAATTTTACGGAGATTGAGGTTTATAAGATTGATAAAGAATAGTTTAAGAATCTAAGCGGTTTCACGCAAGCAGGTAAAAAAAGGGCAAATTTCGCAAAGTTAAAATCTTAGCGAGCTTTGCCCTTCTTTTTTGCTTTGCATTAAATCTTAAGAAAAGTTTTGAGACCCACGCAACCTCTATTTAACTTTTAACATCTTACCTCCAAACGACAAAGAAAACTTATTAGATCATGAAAAAAATTAATCTACTTTTAGCCGCATTCGTTCTATTTATTACAATTTCTTCCAATGCGCAGAATTCAGACGACAAGCCTTACGTCAGTAAAAATTTCACTAGCGCATCGCTTACTAATCTTAAAGTGGAAACTTCCGGCGGTTCCATAACCGTTGCCGGCGATCAGGCAAACGGTGTGAAGGTTGAAATGTACGTTCGTCCGAATAACTGGAACGGGAAAGTCAATCTGAGCAAAGAAGAAATTGAAGACAAACTTGAAGATTTTGATATTTTTATCGGTACCGAAGGCAGTGTTCTGAAAGCAACTGCTATTCGTAAAAACAGAAACGGCTGGGATAAAAACAGCGTTTCTATATCCTTCAAAGTTTCTACACCAAGAAATATGGCAACCAACCTGCGTACAAGCGGCGGAAGTATCCGTATTTCTTCACTTACCGGAGAACAGGATTTCAGAACATCAGGCGGAAGTTTGAAAGTATCTGATCTTGACGGCATTATCAATGGACAAACTTCCGGCGGTAGTATTGAAGTTGAAAATTGCAAAAAAGAAATCACGCTGGGAACAAGCGGCGGAAGTATCAAAGCGAGCGAACTGAATGGAAAAATTAATTTGCATACCTCTGGCGGAAGCATTACGCTGAATGGACTTGATGGTACAATTGTAGCCCAAACAAGCGGCGGAAGCATCAAAGGTGATGGAATTAAAGGTGATCTTGACGCCGGAACTTCGGGTGGATCTGTGCGCCTTGCCGGACTTTCGGGGAGCGTGAAAGCACATACAAGCGGCGGAAGTATGGAAGTTGAAATTACTCAGGTTGGCAAGTTTGTAGATTTGTCTACGTCCGCTGGGAGCCTTCGTGTGAATATGCCAATGGATAAAGGAATGGATTTAAATCTGAGAGGAAACAAAGTAACTGTAAGTTTGAAAAACTTTGACGGACAAGTTGAAAAAGACCGTGTTCTTGGAAAAATGAATGGTGGCGGGATTCCTGTTAATTTGTCAGCGAACGGTGGTTCTGTCTCTATTAATCAATAAAAACATTACTCGTAATCCTTGTCTTTTACAGGCGTTCGTCCCTGAACAAAAGTGTCCGTTATCGGACACTTTTGTTGTTTAATAGCTACTTAAAATATTGAATATCAGTTTGATATTATTTTGGCATAAGATTTACTCTAATGATTGATAATATGCAACCTATGAAATTCCGTTTGCCGGATTTCCTTTCCCTTAAATCTGTCGGTCATGTTCAAAAATTACATCAAAATCGCCTGGCGAAATCTTACGCGTAACAGTTTGTATGCTTTACTTAATGTGGCTGGTCTTTCCATAGGCCTGGCATGCGCGCTGATTGTCTTCTGGTTTATACGTTTTCAAACTTCTTTTGATCATTCGAATAGCAATATTGATCACATCTACCAGATCACGACGGAGTTTCATTCTGATGGCGTTTCCTATTCCCGCGGTGTTCCGGCTCCTATGTGGAAGGCGATGGCAGCGGAGTTGCCTCAATACAAATCCAGCATGTGTTTTGAGCAATCGGACGCCTTTATGGCCGCTTTGGATAACGGCGGGAAAGCT
The nucleotide sequence above comes from Dyadobacter subterraneus. Encoded proteins:
- a CDS encoding T9SS type A sorting domain-containing protein, with translation MKKVYSLMVMCIIVLCLSYNESHAKVSLTLPETSSTGTTTADCGCDNNALTNGSFENGNTGWTTSGSFDTKNTAYNVCGNYATVLNGAGSIYQQVAVAPGAVVRFSAYGGYHVKNGQTFKLSFYTSGGALINSNATSVAVDWDVDKAPSNGPILKQYVLNATAPAGAAFARAEAYGSGDYFKIDGACVQVTRPPADCGCDDNVLTNGSFENGNTGWTTNGNFETKNTTYDVCGSYATVLNGAGSIYQQYAVAPGAVVRFSAYGGYHVKAGQTFKLSFYNSGGTLINANATSVAVDWDVDTAPNTGPILKQYVLTATAPAGAAFARAEATATGDYFKLDGACMQVTPPPADCNCDGNTLVNPSFETYNTVNGKQIPSGWSSSNDAGQIFTDDDAYAVCGSKNGLLGTSGGSFWQDVNTIPGSTAVLNIWGGYHVKSSHKFQLIYLNASKVQIGAVAAEATLNKAVEDLPATGPNGMTKYTLTAGAAPAGTSYIRVLGSATGDYFKVDNACLKITPPVCETCTGNALLNPSFEDGTNNWTKTGTGTFTTSTDYVVCGVKSAKLTDKVAISQSKTIAPGNTITWSIYAGYDGSNAGYTQTLKVKFLNGSTELTSSTVTVTIDKAVTAGTLGLKKYTLTKQAPATTTSVVLEISTSAGTVYSDLGCFTIKTDTPLPVTLTDFSVKKEGTSAALSWKTTAETNSKSFEVQHSLNGKEWAVLGSVAAQGESLVTKSYSYTHASPANGNNLYRLKMIDNDETFAYSRIVSENFVTDESALLYPNPSSNFMKLRNGKEQIASIQIYDIRGVKVKDFIPKDGVDVDISSLPAGNYVVTFKQSNGLVTKQKISVIR
- a CDS encoding GH1 family beta-glucosidase codes for the protein MKDFKYNIESSEQAVNLEIPETGILSRKDFGVDFKWGTATAAFQVEGAVTEHGRGPSIWDTFTSQKGKIKNGHHAEIACDFYNRYEADLELVAELGFKEFRFSLSWSRILPDGTGKINQSGIDFYNRIIDKCISLNIEPWITLYHWDLPQALEDRGGWKNREIIKWFSEYVSICADAFGGKVRNWIVLNEPMAVAGLGYTTGMHAPGKKGLFNFLPVVHHLAMCQAEGGRIVRDMVQDAYIGTALSCSHVQPFSQSARDIRAAKRADAIMNRLFLEPCLGMGYPVETFPFLKGISKFMLEGDAEKLAFDFDFIGLQNYFRVIVKHSYFAPVLWLEEVSARKRNVPLTAMGWEVAPDGMYEILKQFSQYPNIREIIISENGAAFEDILENGIVQDIKRIQFFEEYLANILKAKNEGVKIGGYLAWSLLDNFEWAEGYGPRFGLVYVNYENQERVIKDSGKWFARFLKE
- a CDS encoding DUF4097 family beta strand repeat-containing protein → MKKINLLLAAFVLFITISSNAQNSDDKPYVSKNFTSASLTNLKVETSGGSITVAGDQANGVKVEMYVRPNNWNGKVNLSKEEIEDKLEDFDIFIGTEGSVLKATAIRKNRNGWDKNSVSISFKVSTPRNMATNLRTSGGSIRISSLTGEQDFRTSGGSLKVSDLDGIINGQTSGGSIEVENCKKEITLGTSGGSIKASELNGKINLHTSGGSITLNGLDGTIVAQTSGGSIKGDGIKGDLDAGTSGGSVRLAGLSGSVKAHTSGGSMEVEITQVGKFVDLSTSAGSLRVNMPMDKGMDLNLRGNKVTVSLKNFDGQVEKDRVLGKMNGGGIPVNLSANGGSVSINQ